The proteins below come from a single Esox lucius isolate fEsoLuc1 chromosome 7, fEsoLuc1.pri, whole genome shotgun sequence genomic window:
- the LOC105008749 gene encoding transmembrane gamma-carboxyglutamic acid protein 3, with translation MAKAFLNGKDAHSVLKRFPRANSFLEEFRQGNIERECVEESCSFEEANEVFENKERTMEFWKTRSVYTVSSHEQNRDSRSEGHLYMVVPLLGVAILLIIALFLIWRCQLQKATRRRPAYTHNRYLNNRNTRSLPRILVHRDTPSHSETASHPDSSRPSVVVSGVERVVGGGRGGSLVCAGAPQDPQSHSHPPQNIRSSLYVQEPSVSVTSRLSGATPPPSYEEVTGHLESSSDEVSAPYSDPPPKYEEIIKEK, from the exons ATGGCGAAAG CGTTTCTAAATGGGAAGGATGCTCACTCCGTTCTCAAACGCTTTCCCCGAGCCAACAGTTTCCTGGAGGAGTTCAGACAGGGTAACATTGAGAGGGAATGCGTGGAGGAGAGCTGCAGCTTCGAGGAGGCCAACGAAGTGTTCGAAAACAAGGAGAGAACG ATGGAGTTTTGGAAGACACGTAGTGTCTACACGGTTAGCAGCCACGAGCAGAACCGGGACAGCCGTTCGGAGGGCCACCTCTACATGGTGGTTCCCTTGCTGGGCGTAGCCATCCTCCTTATCATCGCCCTCTTCCTCATCTGGAGGTGCCAGTTGCAGAAAGCCACCCGACGGCGGCCCGCCTACACCCATAACCGCTACCTGAACAACCGCAACACTCGCAGTCTGCCGCGCATTCTGGTTCACCGGGACACACCGTCCCACTCTGAGACCGCCTCCCACCCAGACTCGTCCCGGCCCAGCGTGGTGGTGAGCGGTGTGGAGAGGGTCGTAGGTGGAGGGCGTGGAGGGtcgctggtttgtgccggtgcTCCCCAGGACCCCCAATCCCATTCGCATCCCCCTCAGAACATCCGTTCCTCCCTGTACGTCCAGGAACCGTCAGTGTCGGTGACGTCTCGTCTGTCAGGCGCGACACCACCCCCTTCCTATGAGGAGGTGACAGGACACTTGGAGAGTAGCAGTGACGAGGTGTCGGCGCCGTACAGCGACCCTCCACCTAAATACGAGGAAATCATCAAGGAGAAGTGA